GATGGCCCTCACCGGAGACGGCGCCGACCGTGCCCCAGTAGCCCCAGTCGATGCTGCGGACGGGGAACGGCAGCCGCTGGTCCAGGGCGTGCGCGTAGGCGTCCTGGAACGTCGATCCGGCGGCGTAACCGGCGAGTCCGGGGTCGCCGAGGAAGGACTGCGCGGAGGAGAAGAACAGCAGGAAGTCCAGCGGTTCGGCGCGGAAGGCGGCGGCGAGCGCGACGCTGACCCCGCTCTTCGCGGCGAGCCCGGCGCGCAGCGCGCTGTCGTCGAGGTGGCGGACCAGGGCGGCGGTGTGGTCCAGCGCCGAGTGGAAGACGCCGTGCACGGGCCCGAACCGCTCATGGACGCGGGCGAGCCCGGCCCGCAGGCCGTCTTCGTCCGAGGCGTCGGCCCGTACGTACAGCAGCCGGGAGCCGTCGGGGTCGGCGTCGGCGATCCGGCGGCGCCGGTCCTCGTCCAGCGGGGAGCGGCCGATCAGGGCCACCCGCGCGCCGTGGTCGCGAGCCAGGAAGCGGGCCATCTCCAGGCCGATGCCGCCCGCGCCGCCGACGACGGCGTACGTGCCACCGGTGCGGATCACGGTGGCGTCGGCGGGCGGAAGGGTGACCGGGCGCAGCGCCTGCCGGTAGCGGACGCCGTCGCGGTGGGCGACGCGGGCGCCGCGTTCGGCCGGTTCGGCGATGACGAGGGCGGCGAGTTCGTGCCGGCGGGAACCAGCAGGCCCGGGGAGGTGGCCGGCGAGGCCGAGATCGACGACGGGGACGCTCCAGTGCCGGTGCTCGTTCTCCAGCACCCGGGCCATGCCGGCCAGGGCCGCCGCGTACGGGTTCACGACCCGGCCGCCCGCGACCGGCCAGGCGTCGTTGGTGACGATCCTCCAGTCGGTCGGCCGTGTGGCGGCCGCCGGGATCACGAGCTGCTGTGCGCAGCGGAACAGTGCCCGCACGCCGCTCTCCTCGGCCCGGTCCAGCTCCGCCGGGCCGTCCTCGGCGGCGGCGCGCAGCCCGCCGAGGAAGTAGACGGTGCGCGGCCTCGGGAGCGTGTCGCGCAGGGCGGCCGGTGCGTCGGGGGCGGTGGCGTCGAGCTCCCAGCGGCCGGGGGCCGACTGCCGGGTGACTGTCCCGAGTTCGACGTGGACGACGCCGTCGGCAATGTGCCGCACGGCGAGCGCGTCGGCCAGGGGGCGCCCGGCGGGGGTGTACAGGATCAGCACCGGGCCCGCCGGGGCATCGTCTCCCGTGGGCGTCAGGGGTGCGGGCCGCCAGGTGGCGGTGTACGTGAACTCGGCGGGGTGCGACGCGGCGTCCGGCCGCCGGGCATCCTCGCCGAGTAACTCCCCCTGCACCAAGGACAGTTCGCCGCAGAGCCGGCCCTTGGATATCCCGCCCGCCGCCGATCGCGCCGACGCGGGGCGCATGCTCCTGGAACCCACGATTTCCCCCTTGAAATCCTGTTCACCGCGTTCGTGGGGACGCACGACACGCCGAGCCTCCCCGGTTGCATTCGACCAGAGAACGCGCCCGGCGAATCCCCCGATTCCGGCGCCCGCAGGCCTGTCCGGCCCCGGAGGAAGGCGTCATCACGCCCGTTCGGGGGCGGCGCCGCGAGGCCGTGTCGCTCGTTGGGATGTATAGGAAAGGGGCGACGTCAGACGCCGCCGACCGGCAGGAGCGCCGCCGCGATCACGCCGATGACCTCGGACCGGTTCGACTCGATGAAGAAGTGCCCACCCGGGCAGACCCGCATCCCGAACGCACCGGTGGCGTGCGCCCTCCAGGCCCCGGCCTCCTCGATCGTGGTCTCCGGGTCGCGGTCGCCGACCAGCACGGTCAGCGGGCAGCCGACGGCCGCACCGGGCTCGCCCCGGTAGGAACCCGCGACCCGGTAATCGGCCCGCACCACGGGCAGCAGCATCCGCATGAGCACGGCGTCCGCCAGGACGGCCGCGTCCGTGCCGCCGAGCCTCCTCAGCTCCGCCACGATCTCCTCGTCCGTGGGCGGCCCGGCCTCCTCGCCCGCGGGCCGGGCTTCGAGGGCCTCGCGGTGCCGGGAGGGGGCCCGTCGGCCGGAGACGAAGAGCGCGACGGGGGCGCGGCCGCGCGCCTCCAGCCGGCGCGCCACCTCGAACGCGATCGCACCCCCCATGCTGTGCCCGAACAGCGCCAGCGGCCGGCCGGGCCGGTCCGCGAGCGCGTCCGCCACCCCGTCCGCCAGCTCGGCGACGGTGCGGCCCGGCGGCTCCCAGCGGCGGTCCTGCCGGCCGGGGTACTGCACGGCCAGCACCTCGACCGACGGGGCGAGTGCCTCCGCGAAGGCGACGTACGCACTCGCCGACCCGCCCGCGTGCGGGAAGCACACGAGAGGGACGGCGCGGTCCGGCGAGGGACGGAAACGCCGGATCCACAGCTCGTCGTCCTCGCTCCGGATGGTCAAGGCGTCCGTCCAATCCCGTCGCGGATCCCCGGCGTACGTCGGCGACACCCTGCCAGAGCGCCGGGGCGGGACACAAAGCCCGGACCGGGCCCGGATGCAAAAAAGACGGGCCCCGCACATCGAAATGATGTGCGGGGCCCGCCCAGATCCTTCGGCAACAATCGGCCCGGAGGCCGGGTTGTTACTTGTTGATCTTGACGACCTGGCCGGCGCCGACGGTGCGGCCACCCTCACGGATGGTGAAGCGCAGGCCCTCCTCCATCGCGACAGGCTGGATCAGGTTGACGGTCATCTCGGCGTTGTCGCCGGGCATGACCATCTCCGTGCCCTCCTTGAGGGTCACAACACCGGTCACGTCAGTCGTACGGAAGTAGAACTGCGGACGGTAGTTGTTGAAGAACGGGGTGTGACGGCCACCCTCGTCCTTCGACAGGATGTACGCCGTGGCCTCGAACTCGGTGTGCGGCGTGACCGTACCGGGCTTGATGATGCACTGGCCGCGCTCGACGTCCTCGCGCTTGATGCCACGGAGGAGCAGACCGACGTTCTCACCGGCCTGGCCCTCGTCGAGCAGCTTGCGGAACATCTCGATACCGGTGACCGTGGTGGTGGTCTTCTCGGTCTTGATGCCGATGATGTCGACGGTCTCGTTGACCTTGAGGACACCGCGCTCGATACGACCGGTGACGACGGTGCCACGACCGGTGATCGTGAAGACGTCCTCGATCGGCATCAGGAACGGCTTGTCGACGTCACGCTCGGGCTGCGGGATGTTCTCGTCCACGGCCTTCATGAGGCCGAGGAGCTTCTCGCCCCACTCCTTGTCGCCCTCGAGCGCCTTGAGAGCCGAGACCTGGACGACGGGGCAGTTGTCGCCGTCGAACTCGTACTCGGAGAGGAGCTCACGGACCTCGAGCTCGACGAGCTCCATGATCTCCTCGTCGTCCACCATGTCGGCCTTGTTCAGGGCGACAACGATGTACGGAACGCCGGACTGGCGGGCCAGGAGCACGTGCTCCTTGGTCTGCGGCATCGGACCGTCGGTCGCGGCGACCACGAGGATCGCGCCGTCCATCTGGGCGGCACCGGTGATCATGTTCTTGATGTAGTCCGCGTGACCCGGGCAGTCGACGTGGGCGTAGTGACGCGACTCGGTCTGGTACTCAACGTGAGCGATCGAGATCGTGATACCGCGCTGACGCTCTTCCGGCGCCTTGTCGATCTCGTCGAACGGCGTGAAGGGGTTCAGGTCCGGGTACGCGTCGTGCAGCACCTTGGTGATCGCCGCGGTAAGAGTCGTCTTACCGTGGTCGACGTGACCGATGGTGCCGATGTTGACGTGCGGCTTAGTCCGCTCGAACTTCGCCTTCGCCACTGTTCCTCCTACGGAGTGGTTCTGTACGCCTTACTTCAACGGCGCCAGGTGATCTTTGCTGGGGTGCCGTCCGCCGGGGCATCCGCCGCATTCCTTCGGATTGCTGCGGTATGCCCCGACAGTCGGTGTAAAGCCTAAAGCGTGAGCTTCGCGTGCGAAGACGCGGAGTTACTCGCCCTTGGCCTTCGCGATGATCTCCTCGGCGACGTTCCGCGGAACCTCGGCGTAGGAGTCGAACTGCATCGAGTAGCTTGCGCGACCCGAGGTCTTGCTGCGGAGGTCTCCGACGTAGCCGAACATCTCCGACAGCGGAACCAGGCCCTTGACGAGCTTGGCGCCGTGACGGTCCTCCATGGCCTGGATCTGGCCACGGCGGGAGTTGATGTCACCGATGACGTCACCCATGTAGTCCTCGGGGGTGGTGACCTCGACCGACATCATCGGCTCGAGAAGAGCCGGGGACGCCTTGCGAGCACCCTCCTTGAACGCCATGGAACCGGCGATCTTGAAGGCGAGTTCGGACGAGTCGACGTCGTGGTAGGCACCGTCGAGCAGCGTCACCTTGACACCGGTCAGCGGGTAGCCGGCCAGCACGCCGAACTCCATGGCCTCCTGGCAACCCGCGTCCACGGACGGGATGTACTCCCGCGGGATACGGCCACCGGTGACCTTGTTCTCGAACTCGTAGCCGTCGCCCTCGAGGGGCTCGATGGCCATCTGCACCTTCGCGAACTGGCCGGAACCACCAGTCTGCTTCTTGTGCGTGTAGTCGATACGCTCGACGGCCTTGCGGATCGTCTCGCGGTACGCGACCTGCGGCTTACCGACGTTCGCCTCGACGCGGAACTCACGGCGCATACGGTCGACCAGCACGTCGAGGTGCAGCTCGCCCATACCCGCGATGATGGTCTGGCCCGTCTCCTCGTCCGTGTGGACCTGGAAGGACGGGTCCTCCTCGGCGAGACGCTGGATGGCGACACCCAGCTTCTCCTGGTCGCCCTTGGACTTCGGCTCGATGGCGACCTGGATCACCGGGGCCGGGAAGTCCATGGACTCGAGGATGACCGGCTTGCCCGCGTCACAGAGGGTCTCACCGGTGGTGGTCTGCTTCAGACCCATGACGGCGACGATGTCACCGGCACCCACCGACTCGATCTCCTCACGCTTGTTCGCGTGCATGCGGTAGATCTTGCCGATGCGCTCCTTCTTGCCCTTCACGGAGTTCTGCACCTGGGTGCCGGTCTCCATGCGGCCCGAGTAAACCCGGACGAAGGTGAGCTTGCCGAGGTGCGGGTCGCTCATGATCTTGAAGGCAAGACCGGCGAACGGCTCGTCGTCGGAAGGCTTGCGCTTCACGACCTCGTCGGGGTTGTTGACGGCGTGGCCCTCAACAGCCTCGATGTCGAGCGGCGACGGCAGGTAGCGCACGACCGCGTCGAGCAGGGGCTGGACGCCCTTGTTCTTGAACGCGGTGCCACAGAACACCGGGGTGACGGTGACGGAGTCGGCGCTGCCACGCGAGGCCAGCGTGATGCGGCGGATGGCCGCCATCAGCTGCTCCTCGGTGGGCTCCTGGCCCTCGAGGAAGAGCTCCATCATGGCGTCGTCGTGCTCGGCGACACCCTCGAGGAGCTTGCCGCGCCATTCCTCGGCGGCCTCGGTGTGCGTGGCCGGGATGTCGACGACGTCGTACATCTCGCCCTTGGCGGCCTCGGCGGACCAGACCAGAGCCTTCATCTGGACGAGGTCGACCACGCCCTTGAAGTCGGCTTCGGCACCGATCGGGAGCTGCATGACCAGCGGCACCGCACCGAGGCGGTCGACGATCATGTCGACGCAGCGGTGGAACTCGGCGCCGGTGCGGTCGAGCTTGTTGACGAAGCAGATGCGCGGCACGCCGTAGCGGTCCGCCTGACGCCAAACGGTCTCGGACTGCGGCTCAACACCGGCGACGCCGTCGAACACCGTCACGGCACCGTCGAGGACGCGCAGCGAACGCTCCACCTCGACGGTGAAGTCGACGTGGCCCGGCGTGTCGATGATGTTGATCGTGTGGTCGACGTCGTTCAGCGGCCAGTGGCAGGTCGTCGCGGCAGACGTGATCGTGATGCCGCGCTCCTGCTCCTGCTCCATCCAGTCCATCGTGGCAGCGCCGTCGTGGACTTCACCGATCTTGTACGAGACACCGGTGTAGAACAGGATCCGCTCGGTGGTGGTCGTCTTGCCCGCGTCGATGTGGGCCATGATCCCGATGTTGCGGACCTTGGCCAGGTCAAGCGAAGTGGTGGCCATATGGCTCAGTCTTCTCTCGGTCTCGATGTGGGTAGCGACTACCAGCGGTAGTGCGCGAAGGCCTTGTTGGACTCGGCCATCTTGTGCGTGTCCTCACGCTTCTTGACCGAAGCGCCGAGACCGTTGGAGGCGTCCAGGAGCTCGTTCATGAGGCGCTCGGTCATGGTCTTCTCGCGACGGGCGCGGGAGTAACCGACGAGCCAGCGCAGCGCCAGGGTGGAGGCGCGGCCCGGACGGACCTCGACCGGCACCTGGTAGGTGGCGCCACCGACACGGCGGGACTTGACCTCGAGGGCCGGCTTCACGTTCTCAAGCGCGCGCTTGAGGGTGATGACCGGGTCGTTGCCGGTCTTCTCGCGCAGGCCTTCCATGGCGCCGTACACAATGCGCTCGGCGGTGGAACGCTTGCCGTTCAACAGGATCTTGTTGATCAGCGAGGTGACAAGAGGAGAGCTGTAGACCGGGTCGATGATGACCGGGCGCTTCGGGGCGGGGCCCTTACGAGGCATTCTTACTTCTCCTTCTTGGCGCCGTAGCGGCTGCGAGCCTGCTTGCGGTTCTTGACGCCCTGGGTGTCGAGCGAGCCACGGATGATCTTGTAGCGAACGCCCGGCAGGTCCTTCACACGACCGCCACGCACGAGCACGATGGAGTGCTCCTGGAGGTTGTGGCCCTCACCCGGAATGTAAGCGGTGACCTCGATGCCGCTGGTCAGACGCACACGCGCGACCTTACGGAGCGCCGAGTTCGGCTTCTTCGGGGTGGTCGTGAAAACGCGCGTGCAGACGCCACGACGCTGGGGCGAACCCTCGAGTGCGGGCGTCTTGTTCTTCTCGACCTTGTCCTGCCGGCCCTTTCGGACCAGCTGCTGGATCGTAGGCACCGTTTCTCCGGTTTCTGTGTGCCGATCACGATAAAACTAACCTGGGGTTTCGCCGACCCACGCGGTCGGGTGTGTCGAAGGCTGCAGACCCCCGCCGGACGACGGGTTGGTGCAGATTTCGGCGTCTCTGACCGCTACGGTCTGGGCCCCTCGTACGGTCAAAAGGCACGCACGAGAGCCCAGGGACACCCCAGGCACAAGGTCAGAGCGTACCTACCGCATGGGCTGCGGTCAAAACAAATGCACACGCGGAGGACACCCTGATGTGCAGCGTATGTCGCCGATCAGGGAGCCCGCGCGGCTCGGGTCCACCGCACCCCACCGTACCGCTGCCGCCCAGGCGCCCCAAGGGTCCCGGCCGGGTCCCGGCCGGCCGAGACCGGACGTTGCGGCTCCGTTCCGGGGCCGCGCACCGCCCGGACGACGGGCCGGGGACCGCGTCGGCGGGGCGGGCACGCGACACGGCTCACAGCGGTGCGCGCCGGGCGGGCGACGACACCCACGGGTGACGCACGGGGATGGTCACGTCAGGCGGCGTCGCGCAGCGGGCGAATCACCCTGAATCAGTCAATCGTGACAAACGACTACGCCCAACGGCTGACGCGAGCCGATCCGGGCCGACGTGGCCGACTCGGCTGACCGGGTGCGCGCTCAGCGACGGCGCTCAGCGACTGGCCGAGACACCCCGCTGGACGCCACCGTGCGCGTCGGCCGGGCGGACCCCGCCCACCGCGATGATCATTTCGGTCATCTCGACGAACTGCCGCCGGTGACTGTCGGGGATGCCGAGCAGGTCGGCCGCCTCGGCGGGCGTCACCCGTCCGGCGCCGGGGCCCGAGGCCGCCGCGCCGCTCCGGCCGGCGCCGGGCAGCGGCAGGTCGTCCGCCGTCACCCTGCCGGACTCGATCAGCATGTCGCGCAGCCCCACGCCGAGCACGCGCGCCAGCGCGCGCATCGTCTCCAGGTCCGGCAGGCTCTGCCGCTGCAGCAGCCGCGTCACCGCGGCCCGATGCACGCCGGCGTCCTCCGCCAGCCGGGACCTGCCGCCGCCCCGCGGGCTGTCGATGTCGTATCCGCGCTCACGCATCAGACCCTCGACCCAGCTCGCGAAACGCTCCATATCCGAGCCTTTTTCGCCCATAACACGCTCTCCCTCCGCAACAACAGACCCTACCGTCCGATCGCGCGCGCAATAACCAGAATGCGGTGCGAGCGCGCAACCCGCTACCCCGCAGCCCATAATTCGCGCCACTTGACTAGTAAATGCCCCCGTGGGGCCGTGGTGAGCAGCACATCCTGATCGTTTGTTGCGCTCCCGCACGCAAGCTCGGTAACGTTGATTGCGCAACCGCAACAAGGGTCACGGGGGCCTCCGCAACCCCTCCCCTGCCCTGAGAGGGACCACCTGCCATGCCCGCATCCGCGCTCGTCCACACCACCTTCCACGGGGACGCCTACCCCGCCGCCGCCCGCCCGGCCGACTGGCGCACCCACGCCGCCTGCGCCGGCCTCCCCGACGAGACGGTCTTCGCCCGCCGCCCCAAACCCGCCCTGCCCGCCCTGCGCGCCTGCGCCATCTGCCCCGTTCGCCGCCGCTGCCTGGAGACCGTCGCCCCGGCGGAGAGCTGGTTCGACGGGGTGAGCGGGGGGCGCCTGTGGCGCAACGGCAGGGAAGTGAGGATTCCCGCGGACCTGGACCCGGAGCGGGACCTCGCCGTCGACCACCCGGACCACCCGTAGGAGCAGCCATGACCCACAGCCCAGACCGCTCCGACCGCGCCGCCGTGCCCGACCGCGCGTCCCTGCCCGACCGCGCGTCCCTGCCCGATCAGCCGGATCAGCCCAACCGGCTCAACCGTCCCGACCCGGCGGGGGTATGGCTGGGCATCCTGCTCCGCCAGTTCCCCGAGCTGAGCCAGGAGCTCGCCCCCAGCCGCACCGCCCGCCCCTCCCTCACCGGCGGTGGCGGCCGGGGCGGAAGGCCGACGGCTCCCGGCGCGCCCATCCGCCTGTTCATCTCGGACACCATCCGCGACATCACCGACGGAGTGGTGGAGCTGGAGGAAGCGGTCTGCGAGAAACTGCGCGTCCCGCGCCCGCAGCGCGGCACGGTGGAGCAGCGGCTGACCAGACTGCTGGGCCTGCTCGACCGCGTCTCGGCCCAGCCGGTGCTCGCCGAACACGTACGGGGCGAGGCCCGCCGCATGGCCCGCCGCTGTTCCCTGGCCCTGGGCGACGCCGAGACCCCGGTCCGCGTCAGCGGCCGCTGCCAGTACTGCGACTCCGTCTCCCTGCGCGTCTTCCCCCACCGCGAGACGGTCCTGTGCGTCAACCCCGGCTGCCGCTGCGCCGACCCGGCCTGCACCTGCCGCACGGACGCCCGCCACCGGCATTCCTGGGTCCGCGCGGAGTGGCGGCAGCTCGCGGAGGCGACGGACGGCGACCTGGCGGAGCTGACAGCCGCCCAGGACGGTGCCGAGGACGAGGACACGACCACGGAGGGTTCCCGATGACGACAGCGCCTATGTACGTACCGGCGTCCGCTCTGGTGACGACGGCAATGGCGGCGGAAGAGGCGGCGGTGGTCCCGGACACCATCCGCAAGTGGGTCCAGCTCAAACACCTGACCCCGGCGGGCCGCCGGGGCCGGACACACCTGTTCCGCCTGGAGGACGTCTTCGCGGCGGAGCGCGCGACGCGCAGGGCACACGAGCGCCGCGCGCGGGCGTGATCCTGTCCCCGCTCCTGTCCCCTATATACGCAGGGCGTCTATATAAAGGAGCGCCCCGCAGCCGAGAAGGCTGCGGGGCGCTCCTTACGCACTCCGGGCCGGCCGCCCTAACGGACTCGGGGCGGCGGCGAAGAATCGTTCCCGCTGGGGCTGCCGCCGGAGGGACCGCCCCCGTTCATGGTCCCCCACGAGGCCATCCGCACCACCTGAGCACCCGCCGAGGCGTCCTCCCCTACCGCCTCGATGGCTTCCTGCCACCCACTGACGAACCCACTGAGCTCGGCGGCGTCGACGGCCCTGTCCGCCACCTTGCCGACGACGGCGGCCAGCGCCTGGGCGACCTCGCCGGTGAAGACCCCGGCGGACCCGGATTCGGCGGCCACCTCCACGGTGGCGGCCACGACCTCCGCGAGCCGCTCGCTGTGGACACTCACCGCGTGCCCCCTCCGCACCCCACGACCGACTCGCTCATGCCACCCCCAGGTGCTATTGGCCGACTCATATGCCCCTCCGTGACGCCTCCTGTGCATCTGTCGTGAGATACCCGGGAGTGTGCGCGATCGCCCATTAATCTAACCCGCCGGTCTGACACTCCGTCCCCTCAGGGGGACAGTCCGCGACATCGCCCGCCCACCCCGCTCGAACATGAGATCGTTTCATGCGTGCAGGGGGCACGCAGAGGGGTGGGGAGAGGATATGTGGGGACGCAGGCGCAACGCGGAGGCCCGGCTGCTGGCGGAAGCCGAGGAGACGCTGGCGTATGTGATGCAGGTGGCGGAAGATGCCCACCAACTGCTGCGGGACGCGCGCGTCGGGATCGAAGACGCCCACAACCAGGTCTCGGCGAAGCTCGGCTTCGGCGACGGGCTGCCGGTGAACACGGTGCGCACCCAGCTGGCACAAAGCCAGGCCACCTGGGACAGCGTGGACTCGATGATCGCCACGTACGAGGACATGCGCGCCTCGTGGTGCGACGTGGCAGACACTGACTTCGAGGCGATCAAGGCTGCCGCCGAGTTCTTCACGGAGTACAGCCAGAACTGCGCCTCCATGGTGCCGGACCTGGAGGGTGCCACGGAATCCCTCCTCGGCCTACGGAACACGCTTCTGGAGCTGCGCGACAAGGTGGCCCCGATCAGGGCACGCGCCCACGCCGCGATGGCGGCAGCCGCCAACGAACTCGCCTGGGACGGCCCGGCCGTCCAGGGCCGCTTCGCACTGGAGGCCAGGCTCAACGCGGTCGGCGACCGCCTGCGCGCCTTGGACGCGGGCCACATAGAGGTCGAGCCCGACCGCAAGGTCACCGACTGGTACCGCGACGTGGAGGCGGAGATCGCCGAAATCCGCGACGCGGTACCGCGGTCGGCGTACTGAGCGTGCGGCGCGGCTGGACAGCAGGCGAACGCCGGCAGAAGGGAAGAACGTTGGAAGACCTAGCCTCGTACGAGGGCTGGCGGAACCGCGACGTCGAGATACCGCGAACCCCTGGGGCGCCGACGCTCCTGGAGGTGCGCTCGATGGGCTGGTACAGCATGTTCATGGCGCACGGGGTAGAGAAGACCCCGCAACGCGAGGTGCGCGGTCCCGTAGCAGCGCTGGCGATAGGGAGGAGGCCACAGCGCCTTCTCCTCGGGCGGAAGTACACCCACGTGCACATTCAACGCCTCTCGTCCTCGAGCAGTGGAGGCGGATTCGCTCGCTGGCGAGTACGGGTTCTGCCGCTCGAAGCCGCTCGGGAGATCTCCGGAAGCGTCCGAGGTCGAACGAACGACGTCCTGTGGTGCCCGGCAGGGCTACGAACCGTCAACTTTGCATTTGATCGAAAGACCGCCGACGGCGGTTCGGTGATCACCCATATGGCGCCGGACGGAAGGACCGTCACCACGGTCATGCAGTTCGGAACGGTCCGAGGGAAGATGAGGATTCCCGGCCCTGGATATCTACGCATCGAATCACTCGGCCCCTGGGAAGTCTCGATCTAGACTCCGCCCGGCGGCACGGTGCGAGGTGTACTCATGGCTGTTTCGGAGCGGTTCTGACTTCCCTGCTGGCGGTGCCGTTGCTCCTCTTGCTCATGCCCCTCCTGCCGACGTGACGTCTACATCCCGGCCAACGTGCGCCTTCACCGAGCCGGGGTTCACCGGCTTGAGCGCACGCAGCCCTTACCCACTTCCCCTCCCGCCCCGAAGGCCCTCCACGCCACCGGGCCGAAGGTGAGGACGGGCCCGCCCGGGTCCTTCGAGTCCCGGACACCGATCACACCAGGGGCGCGGGCGACCTCCACGCAGTTGGAGTCGGTCCCGCTGTAGGTGCTCTTGAACCAAAGGGCACACGTCAGGTCAACGACAGATAACACGGCTCGTCAGTCCCCTAAGTCTCTGTAGTCGTAGCAGGCGCGGCGCAGCGGGTCCCGCGATGCCGGAGCGCCGCACCTGCACACACACTGCACCCACCCCTGGCTGGTCGCATACCGTGTGAAGCGGCAAGGGTGTGAAGCTCGACGGCCGGAGGGCAGACATCGTGAGCAACAGCCGGTGGATCAGCAGCTCGATGCCGTATCTGACGCCGCGCGGCGCCGGCGGAGGCGACGCCTGGAGGGCCGAAGCCGCAGCTCAGGGCCGACGCGGAAGCCAGCGCATCATCCACGCCGGGGAGGTCGCGGCACCACCGGATGTCGCCGAGCTGCTCGGGCTGCCTGACGGGGATTCCGTCGTCGTGCGCCGCCGGATGATGTATCTCGACGACCGGCCGAACGAGCTGACGGACACCTACTACCCGGCGGACATCGCCCGCGGCACTCGTCTCGCCAAGACAGCCAAGATTCCCGGCGGAGCAATCACCCTGCTCGCCGAACTCGGGTACGTGGGTGCGAAGGTCCGCGAGGACGTGATCGCCGGGATGCCGAGCGACGGAGAGCGGGAACTGCTTCAGACAGCGGCGGACGAACCAGTTCTGCGTTTGACGCGACTCACGCTCGACAGCCGGCAGCGGCCGTTTCAGGTCGACATGATGACCATGCCCGCCCATCGCCAGCGACTGCGTTACGAGATCACGATCGGATGACCGTGCCCAAGGCCGAGGCGGACTCGCAGGACGGGCGCTCTCTGCACGGGCGGATCGCCGCCGATCTGCGCGACGAGTGAGCGCCGTTCTCCACGCAGGCCTCGCCGCCCCGGCGGCGAGACCACCGAGCCCTGAACTCAGCTCATCTGCGAGTTCACGTGGTCGATCACCTCTTTGAACTTCTGCGTCGGCGAGAAGTCCACGAACTCGCAGTCCTCAAGCGCCTCCGGCGCATGGCCGGCGGCCCAGTAGAAGGCCTGGCCCGCTTCGTAGATCTCGTCACCGTGCTTCGTCTTCAGCTTCAGACGCCCCTTGAATATGTAGCCCCAGTGCGGGCACTGGCAGAGGTCGTCCGGGAGGCCCTTCAGGGCCGGCGCCATGTCCGTTCCCTTGGGGAACCGGATGAACGCGGCGCCCATGTCGCCGCCCAGGTCCTTCATGCGCAGTTCGACGCCGTCGCCTTCGAAGCCGACAGGGGCGTCTTCCCTTGTGGTCGAGGTCATCACTCCTCCCTTCCCGGCCCGGGAGGGGCCCGAGAAGCCTTCCTTCTTCCAGTCTGGTCCTGACGGCTGGGCCACGCGAGATCTGGGCCGCACCGCCGGCCGTCCGGTCCTTGGGGGTTTGCAGGGTTATGGACCGCCGGAGAAGGCATCGAAACCGCTTTATCGCAGGTCAGGCCTGTGCAGATCGGAATCCGGTCTGCATAATCGCTGCCATTCGACGGAGGGACGACGGTGACGGCACAGCGCTGCCCTGACTGCGGTACGGAGCGGGACGCGGACAGCGGCCCCGGCTGCGGGTGCGCGCTGCGCGCGGGCGTGGACGCGGACGCCGTGACCGGGGGCTTCGATCCGTTGCGGATCAGGCCGTACGTCGCCCAGCCGGGGGTCGGGCCGTATGAGGACACCACGGCCGTGAGCATCACACCGGATCACGAGGCCGGCGCCGCCCCGGAGGACCTGGGCCTGTTCGCCCACCCCGCTCCCGGCGAGAGCAGGCCGCAGCGCGCCGACAGCCCGCGCGGACGCCGACGGAGCCGGAAGCGCCCTCTGGCCGCCGTGGCCGGGGCGGCGGTGGCGGTGGTCGCCGTCTGCGGCGGCCTGCTCGCCGCCGGCCTG
The window above is part of the Streptomyces syringium genome. Proteins encoded here:
- a CDS encoding SDR family NAD(P)-dependent oxidoreductase — its product is MGSRSMRPASARSAAGGISKGRLCGELSLVQGELLGEDARRPDAASHPAEFTYTATWRPAPLTPTGDDAPAGPVLILYTPAGRPLADALAVRHIADGVVHVELGTVTRQSAPGRWELDATAPDAPAALRDTLPRPRTVYFLGGLRAAAEDGPAELDRAEESGVRALFRCAQQLVIPAAATRPTDWRIVTNDAWPVAGGRVVNPYAAALAGMARVLENEHRHWSVPVVDLGLAGHLPGPAGSRRHELAALVIAEPAERGARVAHRDGVRYRQALRPVTLPPADATVIRTGGTYAVVGGAGGIGLEMARFLARDHGARVALIGRSPLDEDRRRRIADADPDGSRLLYVRADASDEDGLRAGLARVHERFGPVHGVFHSALDHTAALVRHLDDSALRAGLAAKSGVSVALAAAFRAEPLDFLLFFSSAQSFLGDPGLAGYAAGSTFQDAYAHALDQRLPFPVRSIDWGYWGTVGAVSGEGHREWLTRQGFRSISPREGWDTVLRTLAGPETQVLALPAEDVLLKRLGLGGGQPAAYAQPSAPVAVPATARIR
- a CDS encoding thioesterase II family protein, coding for MTIRSEDDELWIRRFRPSPDRAVPLVCFPHAGGSASAYVAFAEALAPSVEVLAVQYPGRQDRRWEPPGRTVAELADGVADALADRPGRPLALFGHSMGGAIAFEVARRLEARGRAPVALFVSGRRAPSRHREALEARPAGEEAGPPTDEEIVAELRRLGGTDAAVLADAVLMRMLLPVVRADYRVAGSYRGEPGAAVGCPLTVLVGDRDPETTIEEAGAWRAHATGAFGMRVCPGGHFFIESNRSEVIGVIAAALLPVGGV
- the tuf gene encoding elongation factor Tu — protein: MAKAKFERTKPHVNIGTIGHVDHGKTTLTAAITKVLHDAYPDLNPFTPFDEIDKAPEERQRGITISIAHVEYQTESRHYAHVDCPGHADYIKNMITGAAQMDGAILVVAATDGPMPQTKEHVLLARQSGVPYIVVALNKADMVDDEEIMELVELEVRELLSEYEFDGDNCPVVQVSALKALEGDKEWGEKLLGLMKAVDENIPQPERDVDKPFLMPIEDVFTITGRGTVVTGRIERGVLKVNETVDIIGIKTEKTTTTVTGIEMFRKLLDEGQAGENVGLLLRGIKREDVERGQCIIKPGTVTPHTEFEATAYILSKDEGGRHTPFFNNYRPQFYFRTTDVTGVVTLKEGTEMVMPGDNAEMTVNLIQPVAMEEGLRFTIREGGRTVGAGQVVKINK
- the fusA gene encoding elongation factor G — its product is MATTSLDLAKVRNIGIMAHIDAGKTTTTERILFYTGVSYKIGEVHDGAATMDWMEQEQERGITITSAATTCHWPLNDVDHTINIIDTPGHVDFTVEVERSLRVLDGAVTVFDGVAGVEPQSETVWRQADRYGVPRICFVNKLDRTGAEFHRCVDMIVDRLGAVPLVMQLPIGAEADFKGVVDLVQMKALVWSAEAAKGEMYDVVDIPATHTEAAEEWRGKLLEGVAEHDDAMMELFLEGQEPTEEQLMAAIRRITLASRGSADSVTVTPVFCGTAFKNKGVQPLLDAVVRYLPSPLDIEAVEGHAVNNPDEVVKRKPSDDEPFAGLAFKIMSDPHLGKLTFVRVYSGRMETGTQVQNSVKGKKERIGKIYRMHANKREEIESVGAGDIVAVMGLKQTTTGETLCDAGKPVILESMDFPAPVIQVAIEPKSKGDQEKLGVAIQRLAEEDPSFQVHTDEETGQTIIAGMGELHLDVLVDRMRREFRVEANVGKPQVAYRETIRKAVERIDYTHKKQTGGSGQFAKVQMAIEPLEGDGYEFENKVTGGRIPREYIPSVDAGCQEAMEFGVLAGYPLTGVKVTLLDGAYHDVDSSELAFKIAGSMAFKEGARKASPALLEPMMSVEVTTPEDYMGDVIGDINSRRGQIQAMEDRHGAKLVKGLVPLSEMFGYVGDLRSKTSGRASYSMQFDSYAEVPRNVAEEIIAKAKGE